A section of the Dyella jiangningensis genome encodes:
- a CDS encoding glycoside hydrolase family 3 protein has protein sequence MAPWGSRDGFVGESSVSLTRRGLRVASAVLVTASATLLAGSVLAATDTAIHPALWPKATWPLPMDAALEQRVSALMARMTVEDKVGQLVQADILSVTPDDVRKYRLGSVLAGGNSKPGGQLLANAEQWKALADAFHRAAMDTSGGHVAIPLLFGIDAVHGHNGAVGATLFPQNSALGATHDPELMREIGEATAEEVRATGLNWTFAPALAVPQDVRWGRSYEGYSQDPKLVAQYAGATVEGLQGKVGTPQFLDRSHVVASAKHFLADGGTKDGKDQGDAQISEEVLRTVHAAGYPPAIDAGVQSVMASFSSWNGQKMHGNKALLTDVLKGRMDFQGFVVGDWNAHGQVPGCTNEDCPVSINAGVDMLMAPDSWRGLYEHTLAEVKSGAIPMSRVDDAVARILRVKFRAGLFEEGLPSSNPLAARSADVVGSPAHRAIARRAVRESLVLLKNNGGLLPLDPRKHILVAGDGADNISRQSGGWTLTWQGAGLKNANFPGAQSIGAGIAEQVKAAGGTVEIAADGHHSGKPDVAVVVFGEDPYAEFQGDIPNLLYRPGDDHDLELIRHLRGEGVPVVAVFLSGRPLWMNREINAAEAFVAAWLPGSEGGGVADVLLRTREGKVAHDFHGKLSFAWPRSAVHGQGSPLFPLGYGLTYADHGTLPALPEASGITGEQVPVGNYLERGKPVHGYGFTLRGADGASTPGDVSPAATSDGALRMTALDYKAQEDARRFAWRKSDAQLVITARAPMDLDRETNGDVLLITTLRIDALPGKDAWIGMGCGKGCQGRVELGPQLASQAAGQWLRIGVPLKCFRKAGADMHHIEQPFAWGAGKGAEVAISRAALGTDADQVVDCAK, from the coding sequence ATGGCTCCGTGGGGGAGCCGCGATGGATTTGTTGGGGAGAGCTCCGTGTCTTTGACCCGCCGTGGTTTGCGTGTGGCCTCGGCCGTCCTGGTGACGGCGTCCGCGACGTTGCTGGCCGGCAGCGTGCTGGCCGCTACCGACACCGCCATCCATCCGGCGCTGTGGCCCAAAGCCACCTGGCCATTGCCGATGGATGCCGCGCTGGAGCAGCGGGTCTCTGCGTTGATGGCCAGGATGACGGTGGAGGACAAGGTCGGCCAGCTGGTCCAGGCGGACATCCTCAGCGTGACGCCGGACGACGTGCGCAAGTATCGGCTGGGCTCGGTCCTGGCCGGTGGCAATTCCAAGCCCGGCGGCCAGCTGCTGGCGAACGCGGAGCAGTGGAAGGCGTTGGCCGACGCATTCCACCGCGCTGCGATGGACACCAGCGGCGGCCACGTGGCGATTCCCTTGCTGTTCGGCATCGATGCGGTGCACGGCCATAACGGCGCCGTCGGCGCGACGCTGTTTCCGCAGAACTCCGCGCTGGGCGCCACGCATGATCCCGAGCTGATGCGCGAGATCGGCGAAGCGACCGCGGAGGAAGTGCGCGCCACCGGCCTCAACTGGACTTTCGCGCCTGCGTTGGCGGTGCCGCAGGACGTGCGCTGGGGACGCTCCTACGAAGGCTATTCGCAGGATCCGAAGCTGGTGGCGCAGTACGCCGGCGCCACCGTCGAGGGCCTGCAGGGCAAGGTGGGCACGCCGCAGTTTCTCGACCGGTCGCATGTGGTCGCCTCGGCCAAGCACTTCCTCGCCGATGGCGGCACCAAGGACGGCAAGGACCAGGGCGACGCGCAGATCAGCGAAGAAGTCCTGCGCACGGTTCACGCCGCCGGTTATCCGCCGGCGATCGATGCGGGCGTGCAGAGCGTGATGGCATCCTTCTCGAGCTGGAACGGCCAGAAGATGCACGGCAACAAGGCGCTGCTTACCGATGTGCTCAAGGGGCGCATGGATTTCCAGGGCTTCGTCGTCGGCGACTGGAATGCGCACGGCCAGGTGCCCGGCTGTACGAACGAGGATTGCCCCGTGTCGATCAACGCCGGCGTCGACATGCTGATGGCGCCAGATAGTTGGCGCGGCCTGTACGAGCACACGCTCGCTGAAGTGAAGTCGGGCGCGATTCCCATGTCGCGTGTGGACGATGCGGTGGCGCGCATCCTGCGCGTGAAGTTCCGCGCCGGCCTGTTCGAGGAGGGCCTGCCCTCGTCCAACCCGCTGGCGGCGCGCTCCGCCGACGTGGTGGGCAGTCCCGCGCATCGCGCGATCGCCCGGCGCGCCGTGCGCGAGTCGCTGGTGCTGCTGAAGAACAACGGAGGGCTGCTGCCGCTCGATCCGCGCAAGCACATCCTCGTTGCAGGCGATGGCGCGGACAACATCTCGCGACAGAGTGGTGGCTGGACGCTGACCTGGCAGGGAGCCGGACTCAAGAACGCCAACTTCCCCGGCGCGCAATCCATCGGAGCCGGTATCGCGGAACAGGTGAAGGCTGCCGGGGGCACGGTCGAGATCGCCGCGGATGGTCATCACTCGGGCAAGCCGGACGTGGCCGTCGTGGTGTTTGGCGAAGACCCCTATGCGGAATTCCAGGGCGACATCCCGAACCTGCTGTATCGCCCGGGCGACGACCACGATCTGGAACTGATCCGCCATCTGCGCGGCGAAGGTGTGCCCGTGGTGGCCGTGTTCCTGAGTGGACGCCCGCTGTGGATGAATCGCGAGATCAATGCCGCTGAAGCATTCGTCGCGGCCTGGCTGCCGGGCAGCGAAGGTGGCGGTGTCGCGGATGTGCTGCTGCGTACGCGTGAGGGCAAGGTTGCCCATGACTTCCACGGCAAGCTTTCGTTTGCGTGGCCGCGCAGCGCGGTGCACGGGCAGGGCAGTCCGCTGTTCCCCCTGGGCTATGGCCTGACGTACGCCGATCACGGCACGTTGCCCGCGTTGCCTGAAGCATCCGGCATCACCGGCGAACAGGTTCCGGTCGGCAACTACCTCGAACGCGGCAAGCCCGTGCATGGATACGGCTTCACGCTTCGTGGTGCCGATGGGGCATCGACGCCGGGCGACGTATCGCCGGCGGCAACGAGCGACGGTGCGTTGCGCATGACGGCACTCGATTACAAGGCGCAGGAGGATGCGCGTCGCTTCGCCTGGAGAAAGAGCGATGCGCAGCTGGTCATTACGGCACGCGCGCCAATGGATCTGGATCGTGAAACCAACGGCGACGTGCTGTTGATCACGACGCTGCGCATCGATGCGCTGCCCGGCAAGGACGCATGGATCGGCATGGGTTGCGGCAAGGGTTGTCAGGGACGTGTCGAACTTGGTCCGCAGCTCGCGTCGCAGGCGGCCGGCCAATGGCTGCGCATCGGCGTACCGCTGAAGTGCTTCCGCAAGGCAGGCGCGGACATGCACCACATCGAGCAGCCGTTCGCCTGGGGAGCAGGGAAGGGAGCCGAAGTCGCGATTTCCCGCGCGGCACTCGGTACGGATGCCGATCAAGTCGTGGACTGTGCCAAGTGA
- a CDS encoding LacI family DNA-binding transcriptional regulator: MRARIEDVAKVAGVSPKTVSRVLNNERNVREDTRQRILDAVRSLDYRPHPSARSLAANRSFLVALLYDNPSPSYMMEVQDGVLEACDAQRYSMMLQPLDATAPRFVEQVEKLISERRLDGLILTPPISDHEDLLARLREWGVPFACVAPRDRNCAGVVLDERRAACEMVAHLASLGHRRIGHIIGHPDHGASRWRLDGYCDGLEQSGLRYDHRLVVQGHFSFDSGVLATRTMLALASPPTAIFAANDDMAAGVIWAANEAGLTVPRDLSVCGFDDTPMSRQIWPSLTTIHQPCRDMGRIAANQLLRTIRDGGGAMVYAKFALCLRGSTGRVPDRPRRGASAGH, from the coding sequence ATGCGCGCACGCATCGAAGACGTGGCGAAAGTGGCGGGAGTGTCTCCCAAGACCGTTTCGCGGGTACTCAACAACGAACGCAACGTGCGCGAAGACACGCGCCAACGCATCCTCGATGCGGTCAGGTCGCTCGACTATCGCCCACACCCTTCGGCGCGAAGCCTCGCTGCGAATCGTTCGTTCCTGGTGGCCTTGCTCTACGACAACCCGTCGCCGAGTTACATGATGGAAGTGCAGGACGGCGTGCTGGAGGCATGCGACGCCCAGCGCTACAGCATGATGCTGCAACCGCTGGACGCGACCGCTCCGCGGTTTGTGGAGCAAGTGGAGAAGCTGATTTCCGAGCGCCGGCTGGATGGCCTCATCCTCACGCCGCCGATCAGCGACCACGAGGATCTGCTGGCGCGCCTGCGGGAATGGGGCGTCCCGTTCGCGTGCGTCGCGCCGCGCGATCGCAATTGCGCAGGCGTCGTGCTCGACGAGCGCCGCGCCGCATGCGAGATGGTGGCGCACCTGGCTTCGCTGGGTCATCGCCGCATCGGCCACATCATCGGCCATCCGGACCACGGCGCATCGCGCTGGCGTTTGGACGGCTATTGCGACGGGTTGGAGCAGAGCGGCCTGCGCTACGACCATCGGCTCGTGGTGCAGGGACATTTCTCGTTCGACTCGGGCGTGCTGGCGACGCGGACAATGCTGGCGCTGGCGTCGCCACCGACGGCGATTTTCGCCGCGAACGACGACATGGCGGCGGGCGTGATCTGGGCCGCCAACGAAGCGGGGCTGACAGTGCCGCGTGACCTCTCCGTCTGCGGATTCGACGACACGCCGATGTCACGGCAGATATGGCCGTCGCTGACGACCATCCATCAGCCGTGCCGCGACATGGGGCGCATCGCCGCCAACCAGTTGCTGCGGACGATCAGGGACGGCGGAGGCGCGATGGTCTACGCCAAGTTCGCCCTGTGCCTGCGCGGTTCCACGGGCAGAGTGCCTGACCGGCCGCGCAGGGGTGCGTCGGCAGGGCACTAG
- a CDS encoding HAD family hydrolase: protein MIKLVGFDGDDTLWHSEGFYQSAHDAFEQIVGHYVDLAHLGLRDRLLATERRNIRLFGYGAKGMTLSMLEAAIDITQSRISATDLHRIIAIGKEVLAHPVELLPGIRAAVEAVAEHHHVVLITKGDLFHQEQKVASSGLADLFRRIEIVSEKDERAYRRVLAEFELSPQHFAMVGNSLRSDIAPVVQLGGWGVYMPYHVTWAHEADSDFVDHTSHVAQVDGPSGIAAAIEELQTRAAA from the coding sequence GTGATAAAGCTGGTGGGTTTCGATGGCGACGACACGCTGTGGCACAGCGAGGGCTTCTATCAATCGGCGCATGACGCGTTCGAACAGATCGTCGGCCACTATGTCGACCTCGCGCATCTCGGTCTTCGCGACCGCCTGCTCGCCACCGAGCGGCGCAACATCCGCCTGTTCGGTTATGGCGCCAAGGGCATGACGCTGTCGATGCTGGAAGCGGCCATCGACATCACGCAATCGCGCATCAGCGCCACGGATCTTCATCGCATCATCGCGATCGGCAAGGAGGTCCTGGCGCATCCGGTGGAACTGCTGCCCGGCATCCGTGCCGCGGTGGAGGCCGTGGCCGAGCATCACCATGTCGTGCTGATCACCAAGGGCGACCTGTTCCACCAGGAACAGAAGGTCGCCAGCAGCGGCCTCGCCGACCTGTTCCGTCGTATCGAGATTGTTTCGGAGAAGGACGAGCGCGCCTATCGACGCGTGCTCGCGGAATTCGAACTCTCTCCGCAACATTTCGCCATGGTCGGCAATTCGTTGCGATCGGACATCGCGCCCGTGGTCCAACTCGGCGGCTGGGGCGTGTACATGCCCTATCACGTTACCTGGGCACATGAAGCCGATTCGGATTTCGTGGACCATACGTCGCATGTCGCCCAAGTCGATGGCCCCAGCGGCATCGCCGCCGCCATCGAGGAGTTGCAGACCCGTGCTGCCGCATGA
- a CDS encoding NAD-dependent protein deacetylase encodes MPDADLVRDQDRLRTFIEAHPKLFVLTGAGCSTDSGIPDYRDTDGGWKRPQPVTYQAFMGDLRTRQRYWARSLVGWRRFGNARPNDTHHALARLEQRGHARMLLTQNVDGLHQAAGHRQVIDLHGRLDEVRCTACDNHLPRGAFQQMLVERNPAWALLDAADAPDGDADLDGRDFSNFHVPPCPACAGVLKPDVVFFGESVPRERVDAAITSLNDADGVLVVGSSLMVFSGYRFVAAAARDGKPVAAVNLGRTRADPLLALKIERSCADVLAFIA; translated from the coding sequence ATGCCTGACGCCGACCTGGTCCGCGACCAGGATCGCCTGCGCACATTCATCGAGGCGCATCCAAAGCTGTTCGTGCTGACGGGCGCAGGTTGCAGCACCGATTCGGGCATTCCCGACTATCGCGACACGGACGGCGGCTGGAAGCGGCCACAACCCGTCACCTATCAGGCTTTCATGGGCGATCTGCGCACACGCCAGCGCTACTGGGCACGCAGCCTGGTGGGTTGGCGCCGTTTCGGCAACGCACGGCCGAACGACACGCATCATGCGCTGGCGCGACTGGAGCAGCGCGGCCATGCCCGGATGCTGCTGACGCAGAATGTCGATGGACTGCACCAGGCCGCGGGGCATCGCCAGGTGATCGACCTGCATGGCCGCCTCGACGAGGTGCGTTGCACGGCATGCGACAACCACCTGCCTCGCGGCGCGTTCCAGCAGATGCTGGTCGAACGCAATCCGGCCTGGGCGCTTCTGGATGCTGCGGATGCACCCGACGGCGACGCCGACCTGGATGGGCGGGATTTCTCGAACTTCCATGTTCCACCCTGCCCCGCATGCGCCGGCGTGCTCAAACCCGACGTGGTGTTCTTCGGTGAAAGCGTGCCGCGCGAACGCGTTGACGCGGCCATCACGTCACTGAATGACGCGGACGGGGTGCTGGTGGTGGGCTCGTCGCTGATGGTGTTTTCGGGCTACCGCTTCGTGGCCGCGGCAGCCCGGGACGGCAAGCCGGTGGCTGCCGTCAACCTCGGGCGGACACGCGCCGATCCGCTGCTGGCGCTGAAGATCGAACGATCTTGCGCGGACGTCCTGGCCTTCATCGCCTGA
- a CDS encoding CHAD domain-containing protein, which yields MSARLQHRAASPRALSGHAMVKSPAPSAFDRIRKSLDGYFAKAVNARKRLLTEPYDAKLLHAWRVNLRRITATLKDVAQFSDDDLDDVHAYLRECREATGETRDIDILVDETLPGFVEKHAPEENDIDTTTKVLKARQAGARTQAVAALKKYDLAVPMRALRHWEATLEPPTDSMTRKLASSSIEKHYRQLVKRAEKLDGGQKTLHRLRTATKKLRYTVELYAHLFPKQATGSWLKQLADLQGHLGLAHDRLMGRKLIATAAADDAKAPKPFRRWAKRTAYDASKDAMRSLSKLEHLRHYWRAHAN from the coding sequence ATGAGTGCCAGGCTACAGCATCGCGCAGCGTCGCCACGCGCCTTATCGGGCCATGCCATGGTCAAGTCACCTGCTCCCTCGGCATTCGATCGCATCCGAAAAAGTTTGGACGGCTATTTCGCCAAGGCCGTGAATGCGCGCAAGCGCCTGCTCACCGAACCCTACGATGCAAAACTGTTGCATGCATGGCGCGTCAACCTGCGCCGCATCACCGCAACACTGAAAGACGTGGCGCAGTTTTCGGACGATGATCTCGACGATGTCCATGCCTATCTGCGCGAATGCCGCGAAGCAACCGGGGAAACGCGCGATATCGACATCCTGGTGGATGAGACCTTGCCGGGTTTCGTCGAGAAGCATGCTCCGGAAGAAAACGACATCGACACCACCACCAAGGTGTTGAAGGCCCGCCAGGCCGGGGCGCGCACGCAAGCCGTGGCCGCGTTGAAGAAATACGACCTCGCGGTACCCATGCGCGCATTGCGACACTGGGAGGCAACGCTCGAGCCGCCCACCGACAGCATGACGCGCAAGCTGGCGTCCTCTTCCATCGAAAAACACTACCGTCAGCTGGTGAAGCGCGCCGAAAAGCTCGATGGCGGCCAGAAGACCCTGCATCGCCTTCGCACCGCCACCAAGAAACTTCGCTATACCGTCGAACTTTACGCGCACCTCTTCCCGAAGCAGGCGACGGGTTCATGGCTCAAGCAGCTTGCCGATCTGCAAGGGCACCTTGGGTTGGCGCATGATCGGCTGATGGGCCGAAAGCTCATCGCAACCGCCGCGGCCGATGATGCGAAGGCGCCCAAGCCGTTCCGACGCTGGGCCAAGCGCACCGCCTATGACGCATCGAAGGACGCCATGCGATCGCTGTCGAAGCTCGAACATCTGCGCCACTACTGGCGCGCGCACGCCAACTGA
- the tadA gene encoding tRNA adenosine(34) deaminase TadA produces the protein MTDDTLLPAPPFSQEDEGYMRRALQLAGHARDAENEVPVGAVLVQDGEIIGLGWNRNITLNDPSAHAEIMALRAAGEKLANYRMPGATLYVTLEPCAMCAMALVHARIGRVVYGATDPKTGAAGSVFDTLVSDRHNHRIHVEGGLLADESSTMLREFFRARR, from the coding sequence ATGACCGACGACACGCTGCTTCCGGCACCGCCGTTTTCACAGGAAGACGAAGGCTATATGCGGCGTGCGCTGCAGCTGGCCGGGCATGCGCGTGATGCGGAAAACGAGGTGCCGGTAGGCGCCGTGCTGGTCCAGGATGGCGAGATCATCGGGCTGGGCTGGAATCGCAATATCACGCTCAACGATCCCAGCGCCCATGCGGAAATCATGGCGCTGCGTGCGGCAGGCGAGAAACTGGCGAACTATCGCATGCCCGGCGCAACGTTGTACGTGACGCTGGAGCCGTGTGCGATGTGCGCGATGGCGTTGGTGCACGCGCGCATCGGTCGCGTGGTTTACGGCGCTACCGATCCGAAGACCGGCGCGGCAGGCAGTGTGTTCGACACCCTGGTTTCGGATCGCCACAACCATCGCATCCATGTCGAAGGCGGTCTGCTGGCGGACGAGTCGTCGACCATGCTGCGCGAATTCTTTCGCGCGCGGCGGTAA
- a CDS encoding MFS transporter, with translation MMFVGATLPTPLYPLYRQRFGFGEITLTLVYSIYVLGNLCALFFFARLSDQIGRKATAWPAVVIGAASTVAFGLASGTAWLFVARALSGFATGLASSTLTAWIAELQPEGRSRAGAVTATVANFLGLAIGPLIGSLPAQFGVQPLRLPFVVYLVTLAAMGIALSYVPETVERRTRDFSELSMRPRFGVPKERLAAFVSPAVTAFVTFALIGFYAALIPSLLADALKDPRPLVSGAVLFLLFAVAAIAVVATRAMASRTAMLVSLALYPPAVALLILSEHAHRHSLLLAASALAGIATSLGYRGSLALVNRIAPQERRGEVVSTYLIVMFCGNSLPVIGIGLLSARTGASIAHVAFAALIAALAVIGLAVGWKYAPRDPATESIE, from the coding sequence GTGATGTTCGTCGGCGCGACGCTTCCCACGCCCCTGTATCCGCTGTACCGGCAACGGTTCGGCTTTGGCGAAATCACGCTCACGCTGGTCTATTCGATCTACGTGCTCGGCAATCTCTGCGCCCTGTTCTTTTTCGCACGGTTGTCGGACCAGATCGGTCGCAAGGCGACGGCATGGCCCGCCGTCGTCATCGGCGCAGCCAGCACGGTGGCTTTCGGACTTGCCAGCGGCACGGCCTGGTTGTTCGTCGCGCGCGCGCTCAGCGGCTTTGCCACGGGGCTGGCGTCCAGCACGCTGACGGCATGGATCGCCGAGCTGCAGCCGGAGGGACGCAGCCGCGCCGGCGCCGTGACAGCCACCGTCGCCAATTTTCTGGGCCTCGCCATCGGGCCGCTCATCGGCAGCCTTCCCGCACAATTCGGGGTGCAGCCGCTGCGCCTGCCCTTCGTGGTGTACCTGGTGACACTCGCCGCCATGGGCATCGCGCTGTCGTATGTGCCGGAAACGGTGGAACGTCGAACGCGAGACTTCAGCGAGCTGTCCATGCGGCCGCGCTTCGGCGTACCAAAGGAGCGGCTCGCGGCCTTCGTATCGCCCGCGGTGACGGCGTTCGTCACCTTCGCACTCATCGGCTTCTACGCGGCGCTTATTCCCAGCCTGCTCGCCGATGCGCTGAAGGATCCTCGCCCGCTGGTGTCGGGCGCCGTACTTTTCCTGCTCTTTGCGGTGGCCGCCATCGCCGTTGTCGCCACGCGTGCGATGGCGAGTCGTACCGCCATGCTGGTCAGCCTCGCGCTGTACCCACCCGCTGTCGCGCTGTTGATCCTGTCAGAGCACGCCCATCGGCACTCCCTGCTGCTGGCCGCCTCGGCATTGGCCGGCATCGCCACATCGCTGGGCTATCGTGGAAGCCTCGCACTGGTCAACCGCATCGCGCCGCAAGAACGCCGTGGCGAAGTGGTTTCCACCTATCTCATCGTGATGTTCTGCGGCAACTCGCTGCCGGTCATTGGCATCGGGCTGCTCTCTGCACGGACTGGCGCATCCATCGCGCATGTCGCGTTCGCCGCACTGATTGCCGCGCTTGCCGTGATCGGCCTGGCCGTGGGCTGGAAATACGCGCCCAGGGACCCGGCAACAGAATCCATTGAGTAG
- a CDS encoding DUF3224 domain-containing protein has translation MNDTRTTTHAIATVVVTRSEAKPYDESSHPALFEIALTETFTGDVEAESEVRALQARRADGSASMVSMQRVRGTLSGRRGSFVLQGSEIIQNGRIEAAWFVVPGSGTGDLSGLHGEGGFEGEFGKSSDATLDYGFT, from the coding sequence ATGAATGACACGCGCACGACGACACACGCGATAGCAACGGTTGTCGTTACCCGATCCGAGGCCAAGCCCTATGACGAAAGCTCGCACCCGGCGCTGTTTGAGATCGCGTTGACGGAAACATTCACCGGGGACGTCGAAGCAGAGTCCGAGGTTCGCGCGTTGCAGGCCCGGCGTGCCGACGGGTCCGCGAGCATGGTCAGCATGCAACGCGTCCGGGGAACCCTGAGCGGCCGCCGGGGATCCTTCGTGCTGCAGGGCTCCGAAATCATTCAGAACGGCAGGATCGAGGCCGCCTGGTTTGTCGTTCCCGGTTCGGGAACTGGCGATCTCTCCGGACTGCACGGCGAAGGCGGCTTTGAGGGCGAGTTTGGCAAAAGCTCCGACGCCACCCTGGACTATGGGTTCACGTGA
- a CDS encoding VOC family protein, which yields MRPERYRHAVVPHIYIDGAARAMEFYARAFGAEELLRIAGPDGKILHAEISICGSVIMLGDPDDRLYAEPRALGRTTAGLHIFTDDNAALLRRAVDAGAELIQPPTDMFYGANSASVRDPYGHVWVLLTWKEDLSPAEMERRGRR from the coding sequence ATGCGACCGGAGCGTTATCGGCATGCCGTGGTTCCGCACATCTATATCGATGGCGCGGCACGGGCGATGGAATTTTATGCGCGGGCCTTCGGTGCTGAAGAGCTTCTTCGCATCGCCGGGCCTGACGGGAAAATCCTGCATGCGGAGATTTCCATCTGCGGCTCGGTGATTATGCTGGGCGATCCTGACGACCGGCTCTATGCGGAACCGCGGGCGCTCGGGCGCACCACGGCTGGCCTGCACATCTTCACGGATGACAACGCTGCGTTGCTTCGCCGCGCTGTGGATGCGGGCGCGGAGCTGATCCAGCCGCCGACCGACATGTTCTATGGCGCCAATTCCGCAAGCGTGCGCGATCCCTACGGTCATGTCTGGGTGCTGCTAACCTGGAAGGAGGACCTTTCGCCCGCCGAAATGGAACGGCGAGGACGTCGCTGA
- a CDS encoding gamma-glutamylcyclotransferase family protein, with protein sequence MTSPEGAYELLFSYGTLQLEQVQLESFGRLLHGEDDAMPGYRKTMVEITDPEVLRKSGERFHPIVAPSGNPADEVAGKVFRITSAELAAADQYEVADYKRVAVRLNSGNEAWVYIRA encoded by the coding sequence ATGACTTCCCCTGAAGGGGCATACGAACTGCTGTTTTCCTACGGAACACTGCAGCTCGAGCAGGTGCAGCTCGAGTCCTTCGGTCGGCTGCTGCATGGCGAAGACGACGCCATGCCGGGCTATCGCAAGACGATGGTGGAGATCACCGATCCGGAAGTCCTGCGCAAGAGCGGCGAGCGATTCCATCCGATCGTCGCCCCCAGCGGCAATCCGGCCGATGAAGTCGCCGGCAAGGTATTCCGAATCACCTCGGCGGAGCTGGCCGCGGCGGACCAGTACGAAGTCGCGGACTACAAGCGGGTCGCGGTGCGGTTGAATTCCGGCAACGAAGCGTGGGTCTACATCCGGGCCTGA